The Papaver somniferum cultivar HN1 chromosome 3, ASM357369v1, whole genome shotgun sequence genome includes a region encoding these proteins:
- the LOC113356616 gene encoding non-lysosomal glucosylceramidase-like isoform X1 produces MDNGSQGQDYSSNDEVKADAGPPASLTWQRKLSSEGNAPVEFRPKLHEMIHMAPLGIRLWRHVKQEISDGHVAVIDPFNKRLVTACHGVPLGGIGAGSIGRSYKGEFQRFQLFPSVCEDEPVLANQFSVFVSRSSGERYSTVLCPKPTNVSPDSTASGIGSWDWNMEGESSTYHALFPRSWTVYEGEPDPELKITSRQISPFIPHNYKQSSLPVAVFTFMVFNSGNTDADVTLLFTWANSVGGNSGDSGKHINLKMPTKDGVRGVLLHHNTDNGKPPVTFAIAAQEKADVKVSECPHFLISGESEGFTAKDMWNEIKEHGSFENLASDEMSMPSEKGSSVGAAISASLTLPPNTSRTVSFSLAWACPEVRFSSGNTYHRRYTTFYGSHGNAAATIARDAILEHHQWESQIEAWQRPILEDKRLPEWYPVTLFNELYYLNAGGTIWTDGSLPLQSLVTIAKRKFSLDKSDTTTVNSENTIAVDILERMTTVLEQIHLPVASNSAFGPTLLEKGEENIGQFLYLEGIEYHMWNTYDVHFYSSFALIMLFPKLELSIQRDFAAAVMMHDPERVLILDDGKSAPRKTLGAVPHDLGLKNPWFEVNAYSFYNTDRWKDLNPKFVLQVYRDVVATGDKSFAQAVWPAVYIAMAYMDQFDKDGDGMIENEGFPDQTYDVWSVSGVSAYSGGLWVAALQAASALAREVGDKASEEHFLLKFQKAKSVYNDQLWNGSYFNYDNSGGSSSSSIQADQLAGQWYSRACQLSPIVDEDKAQSALEKVYNFNVLKVKDGKRGAVNGMRPDGKVDMTAMQSREIWTGVTYAVAATMIHEGLEEIGFNTASGVHEASWSLEGLGYSFQTPEAWDTDDRYRSLAYMRPLAIWAMQWALSPPKLFKEAEKIGEEPEVKKDLSLLFNNHDGFSRVANLLRVPEEKDTRSYAQTFYDYTCRRK; encoded by the exons ATGGACAATGGTTCTCAAGGACAGGATTATTCTTCTAATGATGAg GTCAAGGCTGATGCTGGACCACCTGCCTCCTTGACATGGCAAAGAAAACTAAGCAGTGAAGGAAATGCTCCTGTAGAGTTCAGGCCCAAATTGCATGAGATGATTCACATG GCTCCATTAGGAATTCGGCTCTGGCGTCATGTCAAACAAGAAATCTCTGACGGACAT GTGGCCGTGATAGATCCTTTCAACAAGCGCCTTGTCACAGCTTGTCATGGTGTTCCTTTAGGTGGTATTGG TGCAGGAAGCATCGGAAGAAGTTATAAAGGGGAGTTTCAACGTTTCCAACTATTTCCTTCAGTATGTGAAGATGAACCTGTTTTAGCAAACCAATTTTCT GTATTCGTTTCTCGTTCAAGCGGTGAAAGATATTCTACTGTATTGTGCCCAAAGCCCACAAATGTATCACC GGACAGCACAGCTTCTGGCATTGGATCTTGGGATTGGAACATGGAGGGAGAGAGTTCTACATACCATGCTTTATTTCCAAGGTCATGGACTGTTTATGAAG GTGAACCTGATCCCGAACTTAAGATAACTAGCCGTCAGATATCACCCTTCATTCCTCATAATTATAAACAGAGTAGCTTGCCTGTAGCAGTATTTACGTTCATG GTATTCAACTCTGGGAACACTGATGCAGATGTTACTTTGCTGTTCACATGGGCT AACTCTGTGGGTGGGAACTCTGGAGACTCTGGTAAACATATCAATTTAAAGATGCC GACAAAAGATGGGGTGCGTGGAGTACTTCTTCATCACAA CACTGATAATGGGAAACCTCCAGTGACATTTGCCATAGCTGCTCAAGAGAAAGCTGATGTCAAGGTCTCTGAGTGTCCTCACTTCTTGATATCTGGAGAGTCAGAAGGTTTCACGGCAAAAGATATGTGGAATGAAATTAAAGAG CATGGTTCCTTCGAAAATCTTGCTTCTGATGAGATGTCAATGCCTTCAGAGAAAGGATCTTCTGTTGGAGCTGCCATATCAGCTTCTTTGACTCTTCCACCAAACACTAGCCGAACTGTCTCTTTTTCATTAGCATGGGCCTGCCCTGAAGTAAGATTTTCAAGTGGGAATACTTATCACAG GCGATACACGACGTTTTACGGAAGTCATGGTAATGCAGCGGCAACTATTGCACGTGATGCTATTCTCG AACATCACCAGTGGGAGTCTCAGATAGAAGCATGGCAAAGGCCTATTCTTGAAGATAAACGGCTTCCTGAATG GTACCCTGTAACATTATTCAACGAGCTTTACTATCTTAATGCTGGAGGAACAATTTGGACGG ATGGATCACTTCCCTTGCAGAGTTTAGTAACTATTGCAAAAAGAAAGTTTTCCCTTGATAAATCAGATACCACAACTGTAAACTCTGAAAATACTATTGCAGTCGATATCCTTGAACGTATGACAACAGTACTTGAGCAAATACACTTACCAGTTGCATCAAATTCTGCTTTTGGACCAACTTTGCTTGAAAAAGGAGAAGAGAACATTGGCCAATTCCTTTATCTTGAAGGGATTGAATATCACATGTGGAACACTTATGATGTCCATTTCTACTCATCTTTTGCCTTAATCATGCTTTTCCCAAAACTTGAACTCAGCATACAAAGAGACTTCGCAGCGGCTGTGATGATGCATGATCCTGAAAGAGTGTTAATTCTAGATGATGGGAAATCGGCCCCAAGAAAGACTCTCGGTGCTGTTCCTCATGATCTTGGactgaaaaatccatggtttgaagTAAATGCTTATAGCTTTTACAATACAGATAGGTGGAAAGATTTAAACCCTAAATTTGTTCTTCAAGTATATAGGGATGTGGTTGCAACAGGTGATAAATCATTTGCACAAGCAGTTTGGCCCGCCGTGTATATCGCAATGGCCTATATGGACCAATTCGATAAGGATGGTGATGGGATGATTGAGAATGAAGGGTTTCCGGATCAAACTTACGATGTATGGTCAGTTTCTGGGGTGAGTGCTTACAGTGGAGGCCTGTGGGTAGCGGCTTTGCAAGCTGCTTCAGCCTTGGCGCGCGAAGTAGGTGACAAGGCTTCAGAGGAACATTTTCTGCTCAAATTTCAGAAGGCGAAATCTGTATATAATGATCAATTGTGGAATGGTTCATACTTTAATTACGACAATAGTGGTGGCAGTTCGAGTTCATCAATTCAAGCTGATCAGTTGGCTGGGCAATG GTATTCTCGAGCGTGCCAATTATCGCCAATTGTTGACGAAGACAAAGCACAAAGTGCACTTGAGAAAGTTTATAATTTTAACGTGTTAAAGGTAAAGGATGGGAAACGAGGGGCTGTAAATGGGATGCGACCAGATGGGAAAGTAGATATGACAGCGATGCAGTCAAGAGAAATATGGACTGGGGTCACTTATGCTGTGGCTGCAACTATGATTCACGAAGGCCTAGAGGAAATTGGATTTAATACCGCAAGCGGTGTTCATGAAGCTTCATGGTCACTTGAAGGGCTTGG GTACTCTTTTCAAACTCCTGAAGCTTGGGATACTGACGATAGGTATAGATCTTTGGCTTATATGAGGCCATTAGCTATATGGGCAATGCAGTGGGCTTTATCTCCACCAAAGCTATTCAAGGAAGCAGAAAAGATCGGAGAAGAGCCAGAAGTAAAAAAAGATCTTTCACTTCTCTTCAACAACCATGATGGATTTTCTAGAGTTGCAAATCTATTAAGAGTGCCAGAAGAGAAAGATACTCGAAGCTATGCCCAAACTTTTTATGATTACACCTGCAGGAGAAAATAG
- the LOC113356616 gene encoding non-lysosomal glucosylceramidase-like isoform X2 — protein sequence MDSTASGIGSWDWNMEGESSTYHALFPRSWTVYEGEPDPELKITSRQISPFIPHNYKQSSLPVAVFTFMVFNSGNTDADVTLLFTWANSVGGNSGDSGKHINLKMPTKDGVRGVLLHHNTDNGKPPVTFAIAAQEKADVKVSECPHFLISGESEGFTAKDMWNEIKEHGSFENLASDEMSMPSEKGSSVGAAISASLTLPPNTSRTVSFSLAWACPEVRFSSGNTYHRRYTTFYGSHGNAAATIARDAILEHHQWESQIEAWQRPILEDKRLPEWYPVTLFNELYYLNAGGTIWTDGSLPLQSLVTIAKRKFSLDKSDTTTVNSENTIAVDILERMTTVLEQIHLPVASNSAFGPTLLEKGEENIGQFLYLEGIEYHMWNTYDVHFYSSFALIMLFPKLELSIQRDFAAAVMMHDPERVLILDDGKSAPRKTLGAVPHDLGLKNPWFEVNAYSFYNTDRWKDLNPKFVLQVYRDVVATGDKSFAQAVWPAVYIAMAYMDQFDKDGDGMIENEGFPDQTYDVWSVSGVSAYSGGLWVAALQAASALAREVGDKASEEHFLLKFQKAKSVYNDQLWNGSYFNYDNSGGSSSSSIQADQLAGQWYSRACQLSPIVDEDKAQSALEKVYNFNVLKVKDGKRGAVNGMRPDGKVDMTAMQSREIWTGVTYAVAATMIHEGLEEIGFNTASGVHEASWSLEGLGYSFQTPEAWDTDDRYRSLAYMRPLAIWAMQWALSPPKLFKEAEKIGEEPEVKKDLSLLFNNHDGFSRVANLLRVPEEKDTRSYAQTFYDYTCRRK from the exons AT GGACAGCACAGCTTCTGGCATTGGATCTTGGGATTGGAACATGGAGGGAGAGAGTTCTACATACCATGCTTTATTTCCAAGGTCATGGACTGTTTATGAAG GTGAACCTGATCCCGAACTTAAGATAACTAGCCGTCAGATATCACCCTTCATTCCTCATAATTATAAACAGAGTAGCTTGCCTGTAGCAGTATTTACGTTCATG GTATTCAACTCTGGGAACACTGATGCAGATGTTACTTTGCTGTTCACATGGGCT AACTCTGTGGGTGGGAACTCTGGAGACTCTGGTAAACATATCAATTTAAAGATGCC GACAAAAGATGGGGTGCGTGGAGTACTTCTTCATCACAA CACTGATAATGGGAAACCTCCAGTGACATTTGCCATAGCTGCTCAAGAGAAAGCTGATGTCAAGGTCTCTGAGTGTCCTCACTTCTTGATATCTGGAGAGTCAGAAGGTTTCACGGCAAAAGATATGTGGAATGAAATTAAAGAG CATGGTTCCTTCGAAAATCTTGCTTCTGATGAGATGTCAATGCCTTCAGAGAAAGGATCTTCTGTTGGAGCTGCCATATCAGCTTCTTTGACTCTTCCACCAAACACTAGCCGAACTGTCTCTTTTTCATTAGCATGGGCCTGCCCTGAAGTAAGATTTTCAAGTGGGAATACTTATCACAG GCGATACACGACGTTTTACGGAAGTCATGGTAATGCAGCGGCAACTATTGCACGTGATGCTATTCTCG AACATCACCAGTGGGAGTCTCAGATAGAAGCATGGCAAAGGCCTATTCTTGAAGATAAACGGCTTCCTGAATG GTACCCTGTAACATTATTCAACGAGCTTTACTATCTTAATGCTGGAGGAACAATTTGGACGG ATGGATCACTTCCCTTGCAGAGTTTAGTAACTATTGCAAAAAGAAAGTTTTCCCTTGATAAATCAGATACCACAACTGTAAACTCTGAAAATACTATTGCAGTCGATATCCTTGAACGTATGACAACAGTACTTGAGCAAATACACTTACCAGTTGCATCAAATTCTGCTTTTGGACCAACTTTGCTTGAAAAAGGAGAAGAGAACATTGGCCAATTCCTTTATCTTGAAGGGATTGAATATCACATGTGGAACACTTATGATGTCCATTTCTACTCATCTTTTGCCTTAATCATGCTTTTCCCAAAACTTGAACTCAGCATACAAAGAGACTTCGCAGCGGCTGTGATGATGCATGATCCTGAAAGAGTGTTAATTCTAGATGATGGGAAATCGGCCCCAAGAAAGACTCTCGGTGCTGTTCCTCATGATCTTGGactgaaaaatccatggtttgaagTAAATGCTTATAGCTTTTACAATACAGATAGGTGGAAAGATTTAAACCCTAAATTTGTTCTTCAAGTATATAGGGATGTGGTTGCAACAGGTGATAAATCATTTGCACAAGCAGTTTGGCCCGCCGTGTATATCGCAATGGCCTATATGGACCAATTCGATAAGGATGGTGATGGGATGATTGAGAATGAAGGGTTTCCGGATCAAACTTACGATGTATGGTCAGTTTCTGGGGTGAGTGCTTACAGTGGAGGCCTGTGGGTAGCGGCTTTGCAAGCTGCTTCAGCCTTGGCGCGCGAAGTAGGTGACAAGGCTTCAGAGGAACATTTTCTGCTCAAATTTCAGAAGGCGAAATCTGTATATAATGATCAATTGTGGAATGGTTCATACTTTAATTACGACAATAGTGGTGGCAGTTCGAGTTCATCAATTCAAGCTGATCAGTTGGCTGGGCAATG GTATTCTCGAGCGTGCCAATTATCGCCAATTGTTGACGAAGACAAAGCACAAAGTGCACTTGAGAAAGTTTATAATTTTAACGTGTTAAAGGTAAAGGATGGGAAACGAGGGGCTGTAAATGGGATGCGACCAGATGGGAAAGTAGATATGACAGCGATGCAGTCAAGAGAAATATGGACTGGGGTCACTTATGCTGTGGCTGCAACTATGATTCACGAAGGCCTAGAGGAAATTGGATTTAATACCGCAAGCGGTGTTCATGAAGCTTCATGGTCACTTGAAGGGCTTGG GTACTCTTTTCAAACTCCTGAAGCTTGGGATACTGACGATAGGTATAGATCTTTGGCTTATATGAGGCCATTAGCTATATGGGCAATGCAGTGGGCTTTATCTCCACCAAAGCTATTCAAGGAAGCAGAAAAGATCGGAGAAGAGCCAGAAGTAAAAAAAGATCTTTCACTTCTCTTCAACAACCATGATGGATTTTCTAGAGTTGCAAATCTATTAAGAGTGCCAGAAGAGAAAGATACTCGAAGCTATGCCCAAACTTTTTATGATTACACCTGCAGGAGAAAATAG